One region of Pseudomonadota bacterium genomic DNA includes:
- a CDS encoding type II toxin-antitoxin system RelB/DinJ family antitoxin, with translation MATNSVVRVRIDKHIKAQAKAVLASIGLIVSDAFRMMMIRIANEKTLPFDPLDPNDKIIEAMKAARRGELVTAGTPDRLFEKLNAGD, from the coding sequence ATGGCTACAAACTCAGTTGTCCGTGTGCGTATCGATAAGCATATTAAAGCCCAAGCCAAAGCGGTGCTTGCTTCTATCGGGCTTATCGTTTCTGATGCTTTCCGTATGATGATGATTCGCATTGCGAACGAAAAGACCTTGCCTTTTGACCCCCTCGATCCCAATGACAAAATCATTGAAGCCATGAAGGCCGCCCGTCGCGGCGAGCTTGTTACGGCCGGAACCCCTGATCGCCTGTTCGAGAAACTCAATGCGGGAGATTAG
- the idi gene encoding isopentenyl-diphosphate Delta-isomerase, translating into MDMLILIDSEDNIAGYDEKEKCHLIPTKLHRAFSIFIINSKGEMLIHKRSGLKDTWPGFWTNSCCSHPRKGEDLENATQRRLMEEMGFICPLKYLFKFQYKLDYDKKYGENEVDHVFIGFYDGPLKPDKDEIEEWKFIGIDSLLEDVDNHPANYTPWFMKALPEVIKSYPIKH; encoded by the coding sequence ATGGATATGCTCATCCTCATTGACTCTGAAGACAACATCGCTGGTTATGATGAAAAAGAAAAATGCCATCTTATACCCACAAAGCTTCATCGCGCATTTTCCATATTTATTATCAATTCAAAAGGCGAAATGCTCATCCATAAAAGAAGCGGATTAAAGGATACATGGCCCGGATTCTGGACAAATTCTTGCTGCTCCCATCCAAGAAAGGGGGAAGACCTGGAGAATGCTACGCAAAGAAGGCTCATGGAAGAGATGGGGTTTATATGCCCACTGAAATATCTTTTTAAATTCCAGTATAAATTGGATTACGACAAAAAATATGGAGAAAATGAAGTTGATCACGTTTTTATCGGTTTTTATGATGGCCCATTAAAACCGGACAAAGATGAGATAGAGGAATGGAAATTCATCGGCATAGACTCATTGCTGGAAGATGTGGATAATCATCCTGCAAACTATACCCCATGGTTTATGAAAGCGCTTCCTGAAGTAATTAAGTCATATCCGATAAAGCATTAA
- a CDS encoding RsbRD N-terminal domain-containing protein, producing the protein MVIEELLSSKKNHIIKRCLSLIMETYPPGSSGVFENSEDRFQNPVGFTIRNEMEHVYNELAGKMDMNRLNNALENIIKIRAVQDFAPSEAISFVFLLKKAIMEEITKDGFEGTSSMKPGGGNKETETLEGLLQLEERIDRIALLSFDIYMKCREKVHEIRLKEIKRTIR; encoded by the coding sequence ATGGTTATCGAAGAACTTCTATCAAGCAAAAAAAATCATATCATCAAAAGATGTTTAAGCCTGATTATGGAAACTTATCCGCCTGGATCATCAGGGGTTTTTGAAAATTCTGAGGACAGGTTTCAAAATCCTGTAGGTTTCACAATTCGTAATGAAATGGAGCATGTCTACAACGAACTTGCTGGAAAAATGGATATGAACAGGCTCAACAATGCCCTGGAAAATATTATCAAAATCAGGGCTGTTCAGGACTTCGCACCATCTGAGGCAATATCATTTGTTTTCCTTTTAAAAAAGGCGATAATGGAAGAAATAACAAAGGACGGATTTGAAGGGACAAGCAGCATGAAACCGGGGGGCGGAAACAAAGAGACGGAAACCCTGGAGGGGTTGCTTCAATTAGAAGAAAGAATAGACAGGATTGCCCTTCTATCTTTCGATATTTACATGAAATGCCGGGAAAAGGTTCACGAAATAAGACTGAAAGAGATAAAACGCACAATACGCTAA
- a CDS encoding flavodoxin family protein, with protein sequence MVENNSTLNAQNSKLVLGLVGSPRRLGNCEVFIKEISNQLNVNHRLKLIRLPALNILPCNACYGCIMDKPCPNEDDMAFLLSQIVEADAIIMASPIYYLGAHSIFKRILDRGFLFFTVLEKTYGKPCILINTYGIEGRIGAAPHALMTFAAFLGLDIKASINIRAALPGEILMSEEGRQKAGMLAEVLSSDKRMKNEDGCPFCGCEIVRMEQGKFICALCHGYFVIDNQGKTIKIKDGGVLGTVEHMLKHKEWLRGMKDRFLQNKKEIVKTIAGYKDIGEWIK encoded by the coding sequence ATGGTTGAAAATAATTCAACACTCAATGCTCAAAACTCAAAACTGGTTCTCGGTCTTGTCGGTTCACCCAGGAGACTGGGAAACTGCGAGGTATTTATAAAGGAAATTTCAAACCAATTGAACGTCAATCACAGGCTTAAGCTTATCAGACTGCCGGCACTCAATATTCTGCCCTGCAATGCCTGTTATGGATGTATTATGGACAAGCCGTGCCCCAATGAAGACGATATGGCGTTCCTTTTATCACAGATAGTTGAAGCTGACGCAATAATTATGGCTTCACCCATATATTACCTCGGTGCGCACAGCATCTTCAAAAGGATACTGGACCGGGGCTTCCTTTTCTTTACCGTGCTTGAAAAAACATACGGCAAACCATGCATACTGATAAATACTTACGGGATTGAGGGGCGTATAGGCGCTGCCCCACACGCCCTTATGACGTTTGCAGCCTTCCTTGGACTGGACATCAAGGCAAGTATAAACATCAGGGCAGCCCTGCCGGGAGAGATTCTGATGTCGGAGGAAGGAAGACAAAAAGCGGGAATGCTTGCGGAAGTTCTTTCTTCAGATAAAAGAATGAAAAATGAAGACGGCTGCCCCTTCTGCGGCTGTGAGATTGTGAGGATGGAACAGGGAAAATTCATCTGCGCCCTCTGCCATGGTTACTTTGTTATAGATAATCAAGGTAAGACAATAAAAATAAAAGACGGCGGTGTTCTCGGGACAGTGGAACACATGCTCAAGCACAAAGAATGGCTTCGAGGTATGAAGGACAGATTTCTCCAGAATAAAAAAGAAATTGTCAAGACGATTGCCGGTTATAAGGATATCGGGGAGTGGATCAAGTAG